In Pseudomonas sp. MM213, a genomic segment contains:
- the ccoN gene encoding cytochrome-c oxidase, cbb3-type subunit I produces MSTATIGQAYNYKVVRQFVVATIFWGVVGMAMGVWIASQLVWPEMNLDLPWTSFGRLRPLHTSLVIFGFAGSAQFAASYYAVQRTCQVRLYSDTLAAFTFWGWQSVIVVMLITLPLGYTTTKEYAEIEFSGAVWMTAVWVAYAIVFFTTVVQRKTHHIYVGNWFFGAFIVVIAMLHVVNHLSIPVDWFKSYPVYSGATDAMVQWWYGHNAVGFFLTTGFLGMMYYFVPKQVGRPVYSYRLSIVHFWALITLYIWAGPHHLHYTALPDWAQSLGMAMSLILLAPSWGGMINGMMTLSGAWHKLRTDPILRFLVLSLAFYGMSTFEGPMMAIKTVNALSHYTDWTIGHVHAGALGWVAMITFGAVYHMIPKVFGREQMYSTPLINLHFWLATIGTVLYIASMWVNGITQGLMWRAINDDGTLTYSFVEALQASHPGFVVRFAGGVFFLSGMLLMAYNAWRTVRVSDVAMAERDARIA; encoded by the coding sequence ATGAGCACAGCAACAATCGGACAGGCCTATAACTACAAGGTCGTCCGCCAATTCGTCGTGGCGACCATTTTCTGGGGCGTCGTGGGGATGGCAATGGGGGTGTGGATCGCCTCGCAACTGGTGTGGCCCGAGATGAACCTCGACCTGCCGTGGACCTCGTTCGGGCGTTTGCGTCCGCTGCACACCAGCCTGGTGATTTTCGGCTTTGCCGGCAGCGCGCAGTTCGCCGCCAGTTATTACGCAGTGCAGCGTACCTGCCAGGTGCGGCTGTACTCGGACACCCTCGCCGCCTTCACCTTCTGGGGTTGGCAATCGGTCATCGTGGTGATGCTGATCACCCTGCCGCTGGGCTACACCACTACCAAGGAATACGCCGAGATCGAGTTCTCCGGCGCGGTGTGGATGACCGCGGTCTGGGTGGCGTACGCCATCGTGTTTTTCACCACAGTGGTGCAACGCAAAACCCATCATATTTACGTCGGCAACTGGTTTTTCGGCGCGTTCATCGTGGTGATCGCCATGTTGCACGTGGTCAATCACCTGTCGATTCCGGTGGACTGGTTCAAGTCCTACCCGGTGTATTCCGGCGCCACCGACGCCATGGTGCAGTGGTGGTACGGGCACAACGCGGTGGGGTTTTTCCTGACGACCGGGTTCCTCGGGATGATGTATTACTTCGTGCCGAAACAGGTCGGGCGGCCGGTGTACTCCTATCGCTTGTCCATCGTGCACTTCTGGGCGTTGATCACCCTGTACATCTGGGCCGGCCCGCACCATTTGCACTACACCGCGTTGCCGGACTGGGCGCAGTCATTGGGCATGGCCATGTCGCTGATCCTGTTGGCGCCGAGCTGGGGCGGCATGATCAACGGCATGATGACGCTCTCGGGTGCCTGGCATAAATTGCGCACCGATCCGATTTTGCGTTTTCTGGTGCTGTCGCTGGCCTTCTACGGCATGTCGACTTTCGAGGGGCCGATGATGGCGATCAAAACCGTGAACGCCCTCTCCCACTACACCGACTGGACCATCGGCCACGTGCACGCCGGCGCCCTCGGTTGGGTGGCGATGATCACCTTCGGCGCGGTCTACCACATGATTCCGAAAGTCTTCGGCCGCGAGCAGATGTACAGCACGCCGTTGATCAACCTGCACTTCTGGCTGGCGACCATCGGCACCGTGCTGTACATCGCCTCGATGTGGGTCAACGGCATCACCCAGGGCCTGATGTGGCGCGCGATCAACGACGACGGCACGCTGACCTATTCCTTCGTCGAAGCCTTGCAGGCCAGTCATCCGGGATTTGTGGTGCGGTTTGCCGGCGGC
- a CDS encoding glycosyl hydrolase family 18 protein encodes MTTFTYTGPKAPADDASEMPDFSKKKVFMGFWHNWGPSAGYQGGLTGEVPLEDIPVEYNVVAVAFMKGAGIPTFKPYNLSDEEFRRQVGVLNKQGRAVLISLGGADAHIALKKGEEQALANEIIRLVEVYGFDGLDIDLEQTAIDFADNNTVIPAALIRVRDYYKSQGKHFLITMAPEFPYLRTGGKYVPYLNALANYFDWISPQYYNQAGDGLSVPELNPSWLTQNDGVRKKEFLYYLTTALVTGKNGFVKIPADKFLIGLPSSIDAAANGFVVDPNFAKWALDKLKADGNPVKGLMTWSINWDCGTNKNGDPYDWRFKRYYSSMIQ; translated from the coding sequence ATGACAACTTTCACTTATACAGGCCCCAAGGCGCCAGCCGATGACGCGTCCGAGATGCCTGATTTCAGCAAGAAAAAAGTCTTCATGGGGTTTTGGCATAACTGGGGGCCGAGTGCCGGGTATCAAGGCGGATTGACGGGAGAGGTGCCACTGGAGGACATCCCTGTCGAATACAACGTGGTAGCGGTAGCGTTCATGAAGGGCGCTGGCATCCCGACATTCAAGCCCTACAACCTGTCTGATGAGGAGTTTCGGCGCCAGGTCGGCGTACTCAACAAGCAAGGTCGCGCGGTGTTGATTTCATTGGGTGGTGCCGATGCCCACATCGCCTTGAAAAAAGGCGAAGAGCAGGCGCTCGCGAATGAAATCATCCGATTGGTTGAAGTTTATGGTTTCGATGGGCTCGATATCGATCTGGAGCAGACCGCGATCGACTTTGCCGACAACAACACGGTAATTCCGGCGGCGCTGATACGGGTCCGCGATTACTACAAGAGTCAAGGCAAGCACTTTCTTATCACCATGGCGCCGGAGTTCCCGTATCTGAGAACCGGGGGCAAGTACGTGCCGTATCTGAACGCCTTGGCGAACTATTTTGATTGGATTTCCCCGCAGTATTACAACCAGGCCGGTGATGGGCTTTCTGTTCCGGAGCTCAACCCTTCATGGCTCACGCAGAACGACGGTGTGCGCAAGAAAGAATTCCTGTACTACCTGACCACCGCGCTGGTAACCGGGAAAAATGGCTTCGTTAAAATCCCGGCCGATAAATTCCTTATTGGCTTGCCCAGCAGTATTGATGCGGCAGCGAACGGCTTTGTTGTCGATCCAAATTTCGCGAAATGGGCACTTGACAAACTGAAGGCCGATGGCAATCCAGTCAAAGGCCTGATGACCTGGTCGATCAACTGGGATTGCGGGACTAACAAGAACGGAGACCCGTATGACTGGCGCTTCAAAAGATACTATTCATCGATGATCCAATAA
- a CDS encoding nitrite/sulfite reductase has product MYQYDDYDRALVFERVAQFRDQVERFTAGELSEEEFLPLRLQNGLYMQKHAYMLRVAIPYGTLSAQQMRTLASIARDYDRGYGHFTTRQNMQFNWIELAQVPEILERLAQVEMHAIQTSGNCVRNITTEAFAGVAADELIDPRPLAEILRQWSTINPEFLFLPRKFKIAICSAVQDRAAIMMHDIGLYLYPGADGQMLLRVIVGGGLGRTPILGLQIREGLPWQHLLSYVEAVLRVYNRHGRRDNKYKARIKILVKALGIDAFAREVEEEWQHLKDGPAQLTGDEYARVASAFVPPDYRSLSSTDLEFGTRLAENSAFARWVSRNVQPHKVPGYASVVLSTKPGSASPPGDVTGEQMDAVAAWSEQFGFGEIRIAHEQNIVLPDVPKSDLFTLWRVACEHGLGSANVGLLTDIIACPGGDFCALANAKSIPIAQGVQARFDDLDYLHDLGDISLNISGCMNACGHHHIGNIGILGVDKNGSEWYQITLGGAQGKNSALGKVIGPSFSAAEVPDVIERIIATFVRYRESEELFVDTLQRLGLEPFKEAVYPKLLEVSA; this is encoded by the coding sequence ATGTATCAGTACGACGACTATGACCGGGCGCTGGTCTTCGAGCGGGTTGCGCAGTTTCGTGATCAGGTCGAACGCTTTACGGCAGGCGAGTTGAGCGAAGAGGAATTCCTGCCGTTGCGCTTGCAGAATGGCCTGTACATGCAAAAACACGCGTACATGCTGCGCGTGGCCATTCCCTACGGCACGCTCAGTGCGCAACAGATGCGTACGCTGGCGAGCATCGCCCGGGATTACGACCGTGGCTACGGCCACTTCACCACCCGGCAGAACATGCAGTTCAACTGGATCGAACTGGCCCAGGTACCGGAAATCCTCGAACGCCTGGCCCAGGTAGAAATGCACGCGATCCAGACGTCCGGCAACTGCGTGCGCAATATCACCACCGAAGCCTTCGCCGGGGTCGCGGCGGACGAGTTGATCGACCCACGACCGCTGGCGGAAATCCTGCGCCAATGGTCGACGATCAACCCGGAGTTCCTGTTCCTGCCACGCAAATTCAAGATCGCCATCTGCTCGGCCGTACAGGACCGCGCGGCGATCATGATGCACGACATCGGCCTTTATCTTTACCCCGGCGCCGACGGACAAATGCTCCTGCGGGTGATCGTTGGCGGTGGTTTGGGACGCACGCCGATTCTTGGCCTGCAGATTCGCGAAGGCTTGCCGTGGCAGCATTTGCTGTCGTATGTCGAAGCGGTGCTGCGGGTCTACAACCGCCACGGTCGGCGGGACAACAAGTACAAGGCGCGGATCAAGATTCTGGTCAAGGCACTCGGGATCGACGCCTTTGCCAGGGAAGTGGAGGAGGAGTGGCAGCATCTCAAGGACGGTCCGGCGCAGTTGACCGGCGATGAATATGCGCGTGTCGCCAGTGCCTTCGTGCCGCCGGATTACCGTTCGCTGTCCAGTACCGACCTGGAGTTCGGCACCCGTCTGGCCGAAAACAGTGCATTCGCCCGCTGGGTCTCGCGCAACGTCCAGCCGCACAAGGTGCCGGGCTACGCCAGTGTGGTGCTGTCGACCAAACCGGGCAGTGCTTCGCCGCCGGGCGATGTCACCGGCGAACAAATGGATGCCGTGGCCGCGTGGTCCGAGCAATTCGGTTTCGGCGAAATCCGCATTGCCCATGAACAGAACATCGTCCTGCCGGACGTGCCGAAGTCGGACCTGTTCACGCTCTGGCGTGTGGCTTGCGAGCACGGGTTGGGCAGTGCCAATGTCGGTTTGTTGACCGACATCATCGCCTGCCCCGGCGGCGATTTCTGTGCATTGGCCAACGCCAAGTCGATCCCCATTGCGCAAGGCGTTCAGGCGCGTTTTGACGACCTGGATTATCTGCATGATCTGGGCGACATCAGCCTCAACATTTCCGGTTGCATGAACGCCTGCGGCCACCACCACATCGGCAATATCGGCATTCTTGGCGTCGACAAGAACGGTAGCGAGTGGTACCAGATCACCCTCGGCGGCGCTCAGGGCAAGAACAGCGCGTTGGGCAAAGTCATCGGCCCGTCCTTCAGCGCGGCTGAAGTGCCCGACGTGATCGAGCGGATCATCGCCACGTTCGTGCGTTACCGCGAGAGTGAGGAACTGTTCGTCGACACGTTGCAGCGCCTTGGTCTGGAGCCGTTCAAAGAGGCGGTCTATCCGAAGTTGCTGGAGGTGTCGGCATGA
- a CDS encoding DUF934 domain-containing protein encodes MNNLLRLEAGVARIDSADPWTLVRDPATGLPSGPVIVPLACWLEEPGQQGVWLGPDDEVESLKPWFDQLPLIALDFPSFRDGRGYSQAYLLRTRLGWTGELRAVGDVLRDQLSHMRQCGFDSFAVREDKSAEDALKGLAGMSVLYGRSVIEPRPLFRRR; translated from the coding sequence ATGAACAATCTGCTACGACTGGAGGCCGGTGTGGCGCGGATCGATAGCGCCGATCCGTGGACCCTGGTCAGGGATCCAGCCACCGGATTACCTTCAGGTCCGGTGATAGTGCCGCTGGCCTGCTGGCTGGAGGAACCCGGGCAGCAGGGCGTGTGGCTGGGGCCGGACGATGAGGTGGAAAGCCTCAAGCCGTGGTTCGACCAACTGCCGCTGATTGCGCTGGATTTCCCAAGTTTTCGCGACGGTCGTGGTTACAGCCAGGCGTATTTGCTGCGTACCCGATTGGGCTGGACCGGCGAATTGCGCGCGGTTGGCGATGTCCTGCGCGATCAACTCAGCCACATGCGCCAATGCGGTTTCGACAGCTTCGCGGTGCGCGAGGACAAGTCCGCCGAAGACGCGCTCAAGGGCCTCGCCGGCATGAGCGTGTTGTATGGCCGCTCGGTGATCGAGCCACGACCGTTGTTTCGGCGGCGCTGA
- a CDS encoding tetratricopeptide repeat protein, giving the protein MPKHKNKAAAPNPDSSPTSFSRYLFPVLISVLLLAIAGIGWFLFSSQPAPVTYAPPLSTPVIAPEKPVVAAPAKMVDEQQCQACHSEQVKDWQGSHHQLAMQEASAGTMLGDFNNVTFKAENETTRFSRKNDEFWVNTPGIDGNNADFKVAYTFGIAPLQQYLIEVGDGRLQALGIAWDTEKHRWFHLYPGQGVNFKNPLHWSKPSQNANFMCVECHTTGYKRNFDAAKNTFDSQWNSLGVGCQACHGPASSHLEWTAKKTDLIHAGFAVDLKDKDATVEIETCARCHSRRAPLGDGFTVGKRLMDDYLPSPLTRELYALDGKIKDEVFEHGSFAQSKMFDKGVRCSNCHNPHSNELKAPGNGVCLQCHNSAGKTSVAGVEGKGLQAKNYDSVEHTRHVMGQPGSQCVDCHMPGKFYMGNDFRHDHSFSIPNPERAKKLGTPDACLTCHQGKAGDKITEQFKLWNTAATAPQAPRYDESLWLIRNGQPGAAQALYEQLQRSNLPAIQRATLLAELPLYPSEQALKLATQDLRNPAPQVRESAVRAISAFLPPPERAPLLTPLLGDPVKAVRIAAARDLLSVARDGLGSAQANWNAAIAEYEAVQKSLAERAEANLNLAMLYQASGRSAEVEALLRTALQRDPDFYPALVTLVQWLEASGRGQEAQALLEQGIKEHPDAALLLHTQGLSLIRAGKTAQAMPVLRKAAGLEPQSAQFGYVLAVALHDSGKVDEACEELERLLKVQPANRNARLSLIQYYLENGQEPKAQVLLQGWKKMNMGDPALK; this is encoded by the coding sequence ATGCCGAAACATAAAAATAAAGCAGCCGCCCCAAACCCTGATTCGTCACCGACTTCGTTTTCTCGTTATCTGTTTCCCGTTCTCATCAGCGTGTTGCTCCTGGCGATCGCGGGCATTGGCTGGTTTCTGTTCAGCAGCCAACCGGCCCCGGTGACCTATGCGCCGCCGCTCAGTACACCGGTCATTGCTCCTGAAAAACCCGTGGTCGCCGCGCCGGCGAAGATGGTCGATGAGCAACAGTGCCAGGCTTGCCACAGCGAACAAGTGAAGGACTGGCAAGGCTCGCATCACCAATTGGCGATGCAGGAAGCCAGCGCCGGGACGATGCTCGGCGACTTCAACAACGTTACCTTCAAGGCCGAAAACGAGACGACCCGGTTTTCGCGCAAGAACGACGAATTCTGGGTCAACACACCGGGCATTGATGGCAACAACGCTGACTTCAAGGTCGCCTACACCTTTGGCATCGCGCCGTTGCAGCAGTATTTGATTGAAGTCGGTGACGGTCGGTTGCAGGCGTTGGGCATCGCCTGGGATACCGAGAAACACCGCTGGTTTCACCTCTATCCGGGCCAGGGTGTGAATTTCAAGAACCCGTTGCACTGGAGCAAGCCGAGCCAGAACGCCAATTTCATGTGCGTCGAGTGCCATACCACCGGCTACAAACGCAACTTCGACGCGGCTAAAAACACCTTTGACAGTCAGTGGAACAGCCTTGGCGTGGGTTGTCAGGCGTGCCACGGCCCGGCGTCCAGCCACCTGGAATGGACCGCGAAAAAGACTGATCTGATCCACGCCGGTTTCGCCGTCGACCTCAAAGACAAGGACGCGACCGTCGAGATCGAAACCTGCGCCCGCTGCCACTCACGGCGCGCGCCGCTGGGCGATGGCTTCACCGTTGGCAAGCGGCTGATGGATGACTATCTGCCCAGCCCCCTGACCCGCGAGTTGTATGCGCTGGATGGCAAGATCAAGGACGAAGTGTTCGAACACGGCTCCTTCGCCCAGAGCAAAATGTTCGACAAGGGCGTGCGCTGCAGCAACTGCCACAACCCCCACAGCAACGAACTCAAGGCACCGGGCAACGGCGTCTGCCTGCAATGCCACAACAGCGCCGGCAAAACCTCGGTGGCCGGTGTCGAGGGCAAGGGCTTGCAGGCGAAAAACTACGATTCTGTCGAGCACACCCGCCACGTCATGGGGCAACCGGGTTCGCAGTGCGTGGATTGCCACATGCCCGGCAAGTTCTACATGGGCAATGACTTTCGGCATGACCACAGCTTCAGCATTCCCAACCCTGAGCGGGCGAAAAAACTCGGCACGCCGGACGCCTGCCTGACCTGCCATCAGGGCAAGGCCGGTGACAAAATCACTGAACAATTCAAGCTCTGGAACACCGCAGCCACCGCCCCCCAGGCGCCGCGTTACGACGAAAGCCTGTGGCTGATTCGCAACGGTCAGCCCGGCGCGGCGCAAGCCTTGTACGAACAGCTGCAACGCAGCAACCTGCCGGCGATCCAGCGCGCAACGCTGCTGGCCGAGTTGCCGCTGTACCCCAGCGAACAGGCGTTGAAACTGGCGACTCAGGACTTGCGCAACCCGGCACCGCAAGTGCGTGAAAGCGCCGTTCGGGCGATCAGCGCGTTCCTCCCGCCACCGGAGCGCGCACCACTGCTGACACCGTTACTGGGTGACCCGGTCAAAGCGGTACGCATCGCTGCCGCCCGTGACCTGCTCAGCGTCGCCCGCGATGGTTTGGGCAGCGCTCAGGCGAACTGGAACGCCGCCATCGCCGAGTATGAGGCTGTGCAAAAGAGCCTGGCCGAACGCGCGGAAGCCAACCTCAACCTCGCCATGCTGTATCAGGCCAGCGGTCGCAGCGCTGAAGTTGAAGCGCTGCTGCGCACGGCGCTCCAGCGCGATCCGGACTTTTACCCGGCGCTGGTGACGCTGGTGCAGTGGCTGGAAGCCAGTGGGCGCGGTCAGGAGGCACAGGCCCTGCTGGAACAGGGCATCAAGGAGCATCCGGACGCCGCTTTGCTGTTGCATACCCAAGGGTTGTCGCTGATACGAGCGGGCAAAACGGCCCAGGCCATGCCGGTGCTGCGCAAAGCCGCCGGCCTGGAACCCCAGAGCGCGCAATTCGGCTATGTGCTGGCGGTGGCGCTGCATGACAGCGGCAAGGTCGATGAGGCCTGCGAGGAACTGGAACGGTTGTTGAAGGTGCAACCGGCGAACCGCAATGCGCGGTTGTCGTTGATCCAGTACTACCTGGAAAACGGACAGGAGCCCAAGGCCCAGGTGCTGTTGCAAGGCTGGAAGAAGATGAACATGGGGGATCCGGCGTTGAAGTGA
- a CDS encoding fused MFS/spermidine synthase, producing the protein MSSRVASKSSAIPVPHAASPALLIPALLLFVSGAAALVYQVLWIKQLSLVVGVEVYAITTGISAFFAGLALGGWLFGRWADRLQQPVLLYAGLEVVVAVLGVGATFAMSLAASPFAWLEQHIGLAAWVLPFALVGIPALLMGGTLPVLVRSLATDPQHLGKAGGQLYAANTAGAIAGTLLAAFVLIATLGVRGSALAAAMLNLLAAAGALWFQRHRSLPAVAPAKHTSSKAPDRLALWLYSIAGGVALGYEVVWSQSIVQFMSTRTYAFAVVLATYLTGLFLGSVLLARRVERIRDPWGVFGLLIAGAGLVALLEIALLGRWLVVAQSLAEAWVLSLGASELPGMSARFAVAALSIVFVPTLLLGAAFPLALRLSVGRERVGQDVGAVVAFNTLGGIVGVMLCGFVLIPWLGLVRTLGLLAIVAAGIGYFAVRKGHGVKKGRRQAVVAIGLLSVAVAVFTPVNKLASLLPGARNATLAFYEEGRGGTVAVVTQGKGQKAFQRLYIQGVSNTGDAMPSLRYMRIQALLPLLIHNGEPRSALVIGFGTGITAGALTRYPGLEHRVVAELLPSVVKAAPLFKGNFNAAADPGVDVRLRDGRQELLRNPQRYDLITLEPPPPSAAGVVNLYSRDFYQLAASRLEKQGLVAQWLPLPTQNIDDSRALVRSFLDVFPYANVWTSEFHEMLLVGSMEPIALDAAKISERFQQDSVRSTLQDVGIGSANALLATWVTDRTGLERFAADAPPVTDDQPRIEYAPWVRAKEISRVLPALLDLHVAPPLVNADAGFIERMNAHQQRLMQFYRASLHAYDGDRDAWARDIREVMRGDGGNPYYRWFVGE; encoded by the coding sequence ATGTCCTCACGTGTCGCCAGCAAGTCGTCGGCCATTCCTGTTCCTCATGCCGCCTCCCCCGCGCTGCTGATCCCGGCCCTGTTGCTGTTCGTCTCCGGTGCCGCGGCGCTGGTGTATCAGGTGCTGTGGATCAAGCAACTGTCGCTGGTGGTCGGCGTCGAGGTCTATGCAATCACCACCGGTATCAGCGCTTTTTTTGCCGGGCTGGCCTTGGGTGGATGGCTGTTCGGACGCTGGGCGGATCGCTTGCAGCAGCCCGTTCTGCTGTATGCAGGGCTGGAAGTGGTGGTGGCCGTGTTGGGTGTCGGCGCGACCTTCGCCATGAGCCTCGCGGCCAGCCCGTTTGCCTGGCTGGAACAACACATCGGTCTGGCCGCATGGGTATTGCCGTTTGCGTTGGTGGGTATTCCGGCGCTGTTGATGGGCGGCACCTTGCCGGTGCTGGTGCGCTCGCTGGCCACTGACCCGCAGCATCTGGGCAAGGCTGGCGGCCAGCTTTACGCGGCGAACACCGCCGGGGCCATCGCCGGCACCCTGCTTGCCGCATTCGTGCTGATTGCCACCCTCGGCGTGCGCGGCAGTGCCCTGGCCGCCGCGATGCTGAACCTGCTGGCCGCCGCCGGCGCCTTGTGGTTTCAGCGTCACCGTTCACTACCGGCCGTTGCGCCGGCGAAACACACGTCGAGCAAAGCGCCCGACCGACTGGCCTTGTGGCTGTACTCGATTGCCGGCGGTGTGGCCCTCGGTTATGAGGTGGTCTGGTCGCAATCGATCGTGCAGTTCATGAGCACCCGCACCTACGCCTTTGCCGTGGTGCTGGCGACGTACCTCACCGGGCTGTTTCTCGGCAGTGTGCTGCTGGCCCGTCGGGTGGAGCGCATTCGTGATCCCTGGGGAGTATTCGGGCTGCTGATCGCCGGCGCCGGGCTGGTCGCGTTGCTGGAAATCGCCCTGCTCGGTCGCTGGCTGGTGGTCGCGCAAAGCCTCGCCGAAGCCTGGGTGTTGTCGCTGGGTGCGAGTGAATTGCCGGGCATGAGCGCGCGGTTTGCAGTGGCGGCGTTGAGCATCGTGTTTGTGCCGACGCTGTTGTTGGGCGCGGCGTTCCCCCTCGCCCTGCGCCTTAGCGTTGGCCGCGAGCGGGTCGGCCAGGATGTCGGCGCTGTCGTGGCGTTCAATACGCTGGGCGGGATTGTCGGGGTGATGCTCTGCGGATTTGTGCTGATCCCGTGGCTGGGCCTGGTACGCACATTGGGGCTGTTGGCCATCGTCGCCGCCGGGATCGGGTACTTCGCGGTGCGCAAGGGTCACGGGGTCAAGAAAGGTCGGCGCCAAGCGGTGGTGGCTATCGGCTTGTTGTCGGTGGCGGTGGCGGTATTTACCCCGGTGAACAAACTCGCCAGCCTGCTCCCCGGTGCTCGCAACGCCACGCTGGCCTTCTATGAGGAAGGACGCGGCGGGACCGTGGCGGTGGTCACCCAGGGCAAGGGGCAGAAAGCCTTCCAGCGCTTGTACATTCAAGGCGTGTCCAACACCGGCGACGCCATGCCGTCCTTGCGTTACATGCGCATTCAGGCGCTGCTGCCGCTGCTGATCCACAACGGCGAACCGCGCTCGGCGCTGGTGATCGGTTTTGGCACCGGCATCACCGCCGGCGCATTGACCCGTTATCCGGGGCTGGAACACCGGGTGGTGGCCGAGTTGCTGCCTTCGGTGGTCAAGGCTGCGCCGCTGTTCAAAGGCAACTTCAATGCCGCCGCCGATCCCGGCGTTGACGTACGCCTGCGCGACGGTCGCCAGGAGCTGCTGCGCAACCCGCAGCGCTATGACTTGATCACCCTTGAGCCGCCACCGCCCTCCGCTGCCGGTGTGGTCAATCTTTACTCCCGGGACTTCTACCAACTGGCCGCCAGTCGTCTGGAGAAACAGGGGTTGGTCGCGCAGTGGCTGCCGCTGCCCACGCAGAACATCGACGATTCGCGCGCCCTGGTGCGCAGCTTTCTCGATGTGTTCCCGTACGCCAACGTGTGGACCAGCGAGTTCCACGAAATGCTGCTGGTGGGTTCGATGGAACCGATTGCGCTGGATGCGGCGAAAATCAGCGAGCGCTTCCAGCAGGACAGTGTGCGCAGCACGTTGCAGGACGTGGGCATCGGTTCCGCCAACGCCTTGCTCGCCACGTGGGTCACCGATCGCACGGGGCTGGAGCGTTTCGCCGCCGATGCCCCGCCGGTGACCGACGACCAGCCGCGTATCGAATATGCGCCGTGGGTGCGGGCCAAAGAGATCAGTCGGGTGCTCCCCGCCCTGCTGGACTTGCACGTCGCGCCACCGTTAGTGAATGCCGATGCGGGATTCATCGAGCGGATGAATGCGCACCAGCAGCGCTTGATGCAGTTCTATCGGGCGAGCCTGCATGCCTATGACGGCGACCGTGATGCGTGGGCCAGGGATATTCGCGAGGTGATGCGCGGGGATGGGGGGAATCCGTATTACCGGTGGTTTGTCGGGGAGTGA
- a CDS encoding arylsulfatase, whose product MTRIRKWLPKLALVAASVMAISATAGAAEKPNILVIFGDDIGQTNISAYSMGVVGYKTPNIDRIAKEGMLFTDYYAENSCTAGRSSFITGQTPLRTGLSKVGVPGAPVGIQKRDITIAQALKSQGYATGQFGKNHLGDRDEYLPTNHGFDEFFGNLYHLNAEEEPQRPYWPKDDPEWVKANSPRGVIHSFADGKIEDTGALTTKRMETIDDETTAAAQAFIEKQAKADKPFFVWMNTTRMHAFTHVRESMAGQSGMPGNEYADGMLEHDGDVGKLLKTLDDLKITDNTIVVYTTDNGPNQWSWPDAATTPFRNEKNSNWEGAYRVPAMVRWPGKIKPGEVSNELFSGLDWFPTLLAAAGDDGVKDKLLKGWAPASGGTSFKVHLDGYNQLPYLTGQSPKSERTQFFYFNDDGVLVSMRSGNWKAVFCEQRKPGGFEVWAEPFVCLRVPKIFNLRMDPYERADVVSDQYYDWTAKNAYLVSLASTQAARFLETFVEYPPSQKPASFSIDQIRADVDRRIEEKAKK is encoded by the coding sequence ATGACTCGCATACGCAAGTGGCTACCGAAACTCGCCCTGGTGGCGGCCTCGGTGATGGCGATTTCGGCGACTGCCGGGGCCGCCGAAAAACCCAATATCCTGGTGATCTTCGGCGATGACATCGGCCAGACCAACATCAGTGCCTACTCCATGGGCGTGGTCGGGTACAAGACTCCGAACATCGACCGGATTGCCAAGGAAGGCATGCTGTTCACCGACTATTACGCGGAGAACAGCTGCACGGCCGGACGCTCATCGTTCATCACCGGCCAGACGCCGTTGCGTACCGGCCTGTCGAAGGTCGGCGTTCCAGGTGCGCCGGTCGGCATTCAGAAACGCGACATCACCATCGCTCAGGCACTCAAATCGCAAGGCTACGCGACAGGCCAGTTCGGCAAAAATCACTTGGGCGACCGGGATGAATACCTGCCAACGAACCACGGCTTTGACGAATTTTTTGGTAACCTGTACCACCTCAATGCCGAAGAAGAGCCGCAACGACCGTATTGGCCCAAAGATGACCCCGAGTGGGTCAAGGCCAACTCTCCACGCGGCGTGATCCACAGCTTTGCCGATGGCAAGATCGAGGACACCGGCGCCTTGACGACCAAGCGCATGGAAACCATCGACGACGAAACCACCGCCGCTGCGCAAGCGTTCATCGAGAAACAGGCCAAGGCCGATAAGCCGTTCTTCGTCTGGATGAACACCACGCGCATGCACGCCTTCACTCATGTGCGTGAATCGATGGCGGGCCAGAGCGGCATGCCAGGCAACGAGTACGCCGACGGCATGCTCGAGCACGACGGCGATGTCGGCAAACTGCTCAAGACCCTCGATGATCTGAAAATCACCGACAACACCATCGTGGTCTACACCACCGACAACGGCCCGAATCAATGGTCCTGGCCGGACGCGGCGACCACGCCGTTCCGTAACGAGAAGAACTCCAACTGGGAAGGTGCCTACCGCGTTCCGGCCATGGTGCGTTGGCCGGGCAAGATCAAACCGGGCGAGGTTTCCAACGAACTGTTCTCGGGCCTCGACTGGTTCCCGACCTTGCTGGCGGCTGCTGGCGACGACGGGGTCAAGGACAAGCTGCTCAAGGGCTGGGCGCCGGCTTCAGGCGGCACCAGTTTCAAGGTGCATCTGGACGGGTACAACCAACTACCGTACCTGACCGGCCAATCGCCTAAGAGTGAGCGCACGCAGTTCTTCTACTTCAACGATGATGGCGTGCTCGTGTCCATGCGCTCCGGAAACTGGAAAGCGGTGTTCTGCGAACAACGCAAACCGGGTGGTTTCGAAGTCTGGGCCGAACCGTTCGTCTGCCTGCGCGTACCGAAAATCTTCAACCTGCGCATGGATCCGTATGAACGTGCCGACGTGGTTTCCGACCAGTATTACGACTGGACGGCCAAGAACGCGTACCTCGTATCGCTAGCGTCCACCCAGGCCGCGAGATTCCTGGAAACCTTCGTCGAGTATCCGCCTAGCCAGAAGCCGGCGAGCTTCAGCATCGATCAGATCCGCGCGGATGTGGATCGGCGGATTGAAGAAAAAGCCAAGAAATAA